The stretch of DNA CACTCTTATGGTTCAATTACAGATAGTTATGCAACAGGTCATATTACTAGTGGTCGTTACTATATTGGTGGTTTGGTCGCAGGCAATACAAATGGAGTAATTAATAATAGTTACTGGGATATAGATACAACTGGTACCTCAGTTGGATTTAGTTCTAATTCTGGAACAATCACAAATCTCACAGGAATTCACAGCACAACAGGCACAATAGATGCCTTCTCCCAAGCAACCTACACAGGCTTTGACTTCACAAATGACTGGATAATCTACGAAGGAGATACAAGACCGCTTCTGAGAACTTTTATGACTCCTATAACCGTAACAGCAAATGATGCCACAAAAACTTATGATGGAAATGTTTACTCAGGTGCTAATGGAGTAACATACTCTACGACTCCAAATAGCAATTTATTGGGAACGCTAAATTACGGAACAGATATTGATGCTGGGACATATACTTTAACACCATCAGGACTTTACTCAAATCAACAAGGGTATATTGTCTCTTATGGATCAGGAACATTAATTATTAACCCAGTGCCAATTATAACTCCAACAACATCTAATACTCAGGTTATAGATACAAGTGAAATCAAACAGATAAAAACACCTGTCAAAAACGGTATAGCATTTAGAACAGACAATATTATCACCCCAAATAATCTTCTAAATGCCACAATATTTAGCCAAACAAAAATAACCAACAACGGCGTAAAACTACCGGTCGGTTTAATAAATAATGAGGAATTATAAAATGTTACAAAAATTAAAACAAAGTTTTCTAACTTTACTGTTGCTGGCAAGTACACTATTCGCAGCTGATATACCGGATTCAGGAAGTATCTTAAATGAGATAAAACCTTCTTTAAAACAACTAGAAAAGAAAGCACCGCCGGTTATTCCTATGCAAGAGTACAAAGCTCCCATCACTGGAGATGACACGCTTAAAGTGCTGGTAAAAAAGTTTGAGATACAAAACAATACGGTATTTTCTACTGAAGTTTTGCATGACCTCATTAAAGAGTATGAAGGTAAAAACTTAACTATTTTAGAGATTAAAAAAGTAGCAGATATTATTACAAAATATTACAGAGCAAATGGTTATTTTGTGGCTCGTGCTTATATTCCTGTGCAAGACTTAAGCGATAATATTGTGAGAATCACTGTTATTGAAGGTGTATACGGCAAATTTAATATAAATAACTCATCAAAAGTAAAAGAGAGTACTATAAAAAGGTATCTGTCTGAATTTGACAATGAAGAAGTTATATCTATGGATAAACTTGAAAGACAGATATTTCTTATAAACTCATTATCTGGACTTCAAATAGTAAACGCAGAAATTGCTCCGGGAGAAACTGTAGGAAGCAGTGATTTTACTATTACCGCTGAAGAGTCTAAAAGAGTTGAGGGTCATATCTCAATGGATAACTATGGAAATAAATATACAGGTGATGAACGAGCCAATATTGGAGCAACACTCAACTCTCCTTTTGGATATGGCGATGCTCTAAGTATCTATATTCTCAACTCTTTTACCGATGAATTGAAATACGGCAGAATTGCTTACTCCTTACCTGTGGGCAGTGATGGGGTTGTGACAAATATAGGTCTTAGCAAGCTGAAGTATACTTTGGGAGACAGTTATAAAGCTCTTGATGCACATGGAGAAGCTACTCTTTTGGAAGCAGGAGTTAGTTATCCTATTATTAAAACATATACACGCAGTTTGGATTTAAAGGGAGAGTTTGTTCACAGAGTTATGTCGGATTGGATGAGTGGTGAAAAAGATAAAAAAAGTATTGATGATTTTACTTTGTCACTTACTTCTTATGAAACGATGAATCTATTTGAATTGCCGAGTTCTTTGCTGAGCGTTATCTCTTTTACGCACGGGCATAAAAGTTTAAAAAGTCAAACTGCAGAGACAAATGATGCCATTGTACAATCAGAAGGGAGTTTTTCTAAGGCAAACCTAAACTTGACTCATGCTTTGGGGTTCAGTGAAAAGACACTGTTGACAACACGCTTTAATGCTCAAACAAGTTTTACCAGAAATCTGGACTCAAGCCAAGAGTTATCTGTAGGCGGTGTTTATGGTACAAGAGCATACAGTGATAATGAACTCTCGGGAGATAAAGGTTTTTTCTTCTCGACTGAACTTGGCTATACTCTGCCTGCAGTTCAAAATCTTTTGCATAATATGGGACTATTTTACGATACCGCTAAAATATGGTCCAACACAAACAGATGGGCAGGACTGAGTGACAATACTAGAAGACTTAGTGACATAGGAGTTAGTTATAATGCTTCATATAAAAGTCTAAATTTTAAAGCTTCTTACGCTCATGGGTTTGGAAGTGAGGCAACGCCTGTATCACAA from Sulfurimonas crateris encodes:
- a CDS encoding ShlB/FhaC/HecB family hemolysin secretion/activation protein, whose protein sequence is MLQKLKQSFLTLLLLASTLFAADIPDSGSILNEIKPSLKQLEKKAPPVIPMQEYKAPITGDDTLKVLVKKFEIQNNTVFSTEVLHDLIKEYEGKNLTILEIKKVADIITKYYRANGYFVARAYIPVQDLSDNIVRITVIEGVYGKFNINNSSKVKESTIKRYLSEFDNEEVISMDKLERQIFLINSLSGLQIVNAEIAPGETVGSSDFTITAEESKRVEGHISMDNYGNKYTGDERANIGATLNSPFGYGDALSIYILNSFTDELKYGRIAYSLPVGSDGVVTNIGLSKLKYTLGDSYKALDAHGEATLLEAGVSYPIIKTYTRSLDLKGEFVHRVMSDWMSGEKDKKSIDDFTLSLTSYETMNLFELPSSLLSVISFTHGHKSLKSQTAETNDAIVQSEGSFSKANLNLTHALGFSEKTLLTTRFNAQTSFTRNLDSSQELSVGGVYGTRAYSDNELSGDKGFFFSTELGYTLPAVQNLLHNMGLFYDTAKIWSNTNRWAGLSDNTRRLSDIGVSYNASYKSLNFKASYAHGFGSEATPVSQESRNKFLAQLFWLF